The Gemmatimonadales bacterium nucleotide sequence GAACATGGGGAACAGGAACCAGGGGTCGCTGATGCCGGTCGCGATGTTGATCCCCAGGCAGCCGAGCGAGACCGCCGCCCAGCTGGCGAACTGACCCCGAGCCTTCTGCACGATCCGCGGCTCACCGGTATCGGGCACCAAGTCCTTGTCGTTGCGGTCGCGCGGATCGCGGCGGCGCAGCGCGTCACCCCGGGCGCCCGGAGACGGCCGGGGCCCGAGCCCGGGCCGGGCGCCCAGGTCGCGCCGACCGGGCCCCACGCCCGCGCCGGTGCGGCCGCCCGCGAGCGGCCGGGGTGATGCCGGGGCGGGCGCTCGCTGGCCCTTGAAGGTGGTGCCGGTCGGGCGGTATCCGCTGACGATCCGGCTCTCCAGGGACCGCCGGAGCGCGTCCGCGCTGGGCCACCGGTTCTCCGGGTCCTTCTCCAGGCAGCGGCTCACCGCGAGTGCCAGATCCTCCGGCACTTCCGGGCGACGGGTCCGCAGGTCCGGCGCCGGCTCGGTGATCTGCTTCATCAGGATACCGGCCACCGTCGGTGCGGTGAACGGCAACTCGCCGGTCAGCATCTGGTAGCTGACGACGCCGAGGCTGTAGACGTCGGACCGGCCGTCGATCTCGCGCTCCCCCGCGGCCTGCTCGGGACTCATGAACGCGGGTGTCCCGATCGCGACCCCGGCTCCCGTGAGCGTCGCGCCCGACGAGGAGGACAGGGCCTTCGCGATCCCGAAGTCGGTCACCATCACCCGGCCGCGGGACCCCTCGAGCAGGATGTTGTCCGGCTTGATGTCGCGGTGAATGATGGAAAGGGCGTGGGCGGCGCTGAGGGCGTCGGCGGTCTCGCTCATGATCCGCCGGGCCTCGTCCACCGGGAGCTTGCCGCGCCGCCGGATCCGCCCGGCGACCGACTCCCCGTCCACATAGCCCATGACGAAGTACACCAGTCCCTGGCCCTCGCCGACGGTGTGGATGGGGACGATGTGGGGATGGGAAAGCTTGGCGGCCGTCTGGGCCTCGCGGGTGAACCGCTCCCTGATGTCCTTCTGGAAGGCAAGCTCCGGCGGCAGCACCTTGATCGCCACCCGGCGCTGAAGGCGCTCGTCCCGGGCGCGGTAGACCACCCCCATGCCGCCGCGGCCGATCTCCCCCTCGATGGTGTACGCGTCGCCCAGGGCCTCGCCGAGCCGCGCCGCCAACGGCTTATCGGCGGGGTCGGTCATGAACGAGGCCGCCGCAAGATGCCGGCGAGAGCGCGGGGGAGGCTAGAGGGTTGGAACCGCCGAACATGGCACCCAATCTGTACCCGCGCGCGGCCAGCGGCAACTGAACCGGCCCCGGTGTCGGCCCCCCTCGGCGGCGGTTGCCGTCAAATTGGCAGCGCCACGCTCGGATTTTCCGGCCGTCCTGCCGCCCCGGCCTTCGCCGGAAACCACGCGGGCCCGTAAGTTGTTTGCTAGCATGACGCAGATCCGGGGCCTGCGTGGCACGTTCGGTGCTTGTCTGCCCCCGATCTGCAATACGTCGTTTTCTTCCCCGACAATCGGGGACTTGGAAGGAGTAGTCTCTACATGGCCGAACGACTGACTTTGCCGGTGCTGCCTCTGCGCGAGGTGGTACTGTTTCCAGGGGTCACGGCCCCGATCGGCGCCGGGCGACCGGCGACGCTCCGGGCCATCGAGGCGGCGCTCGCGACCCCGGAGCGCCTCGTGTTCGCCGTGAGCCAGCGGCAGAACGTCGAGAGCGTCAACCCTGACGTGCTGTATACGATCGGCACCATTGCCAAGATCGGTCAGCTTCAGCGGGGCCTTTCCGGCATGCAGCTGCTGCTCCATGGGGAGCACCGCGGCATCGCCATCCACTATACCGAAAAAGAGGGCTATCTCCAGGCCGTCGTGCGTGAGGCGGAGGAGATGCTCCCACTCAATGCCGAGGATGCGGCATTCGTCGCCCTGCACCGCGAGGCCCGGACCCGGGCGGCGGAGCTGGGCCAGAAGTCGGGTCTGCCGGACGAGGTGGTGCAGCAGGTGCTGGCCGGCGTGAACGAGCCGGGCCGGTTCGCCGACCTGGTGGCCGGGTATATCGACATCACCCCGGCCCAGCGCCAGCTCCTGCTGGAGACGCTGAGCGTCGAGGAGCGGCTCCGCCGGGTGCTGGTGCACGTGCAGCGTCAGATCGGCGTGCTCGACGCGCAGGAGGACATCAAGTCGCAGGTCCAGGAGGAGCTGGGCGAGCGGCAGCGGGAGATGTTCCTGCGGGAGCAGCTCAAGACCATCCAGCGCGAGCTGGGCGAAGGTGACGAGCGGGACGACCTGCAGGAGCTGCGCGAGAAGCTCGAGGCGCTCGACCTGCCGGCCGAGGCCCGGAAGGAAGAGGACCGCGAGCTCAACCGGCTCACCCGGATCGGCCGCGAGTCCATGGAAAGCCAGGTCATCCGCACCTTCCTGGAGAACATCGTCGAGCTGCCGTGGAACGTCCGCAGCAAGGAGCACCTCTCGCTGCCCGAAGCCCAGAAGATCCTCGATGAGGACCACTATGCCCTGGGGGACGTGAAGGACCGGGTGCTCGAGTTCCTCGCCGTGCGCCAGCTCCGCATGCAGCAGGACGCGGCGGAGAAGGCCGCTGAGGCGGAGGAGAAGGCCGGGCGGAAGGCCGACGAGGTGGCCCAGGGCGAGTCGACCGACACGCCCCAGGCGACCGCCACCGTGCCGCCGCCCAACACGGCGGTGAAGGGCAACGACGACGACCGCGCCCGCGGTCCGATCCTGCTGTTCGTGGGTCCTCCGGGTGTCGGCAAGACCTCGGTGGCCAAGAGCATCGCCCGCGCGATGGGACGGAAGTACGTCCGCATCTCGCTCGGCGGGGCGCGCGACGAGGCCGACATCCGCGGCCACCGGCGCACCTACGTCGGGGCCATGCCGGGGCGCATCATCCATGGGATGAAGCAGGCCGGCACCAAGAACCCGGTGTTCCTGCTGGACGAGGTGGACAAGCTGGGCGTCTCGTTCCAGGGCGACCCGGCGAGCGCGCTGCTCGAGGTGCTCGACCCGGCCCAGAACGACACCTTCGTGGACCACTACCTCGGTGTGCCGTTCGACCTGAGCGAGGTTCTCTTCATCGCCACGGCCAACTTCATCCAGAACATTCCGAGTCCCCTGCTGGACCGGATGGAGGTGGTCGACTTCGCCGGATACACCGAGCGGGAGAAGCGGGAGATCGCGCGGAAGTACCTCATCCCCCGCCAGTTCACCGAGAACGGCGTGAGCCCGGATCAGTTGACCATCACCGACGAGGCGCTCTCCGAGGTCATCACCAGCTACACCCGGGAATCCGGGGTACGCCAGCTGGAGCGGGAGATCGGCCGGCTGGCCCGCAAGGTGGCGCGGAAGATCGCGGCGCACGAGGCGGAACAGGTGACCATCGATCGGGAGATGGTGGACGACCTGCTGGGTCGGCCCAAGGTCCATCCCGAGAAGATGGCCCGGGAGGACGAGGCGGGCGTGGCCACGGGCATGTACTACACGCCTACCGGCGGCGACATCATGTTCGTCGAAGCGTCGACCATGCGCGGTAAGGGCGAGCTGGTGCTCACCGGCCAGCTGGGCGACGTGATGAAGGAGTCCGCCCGGGCGGCCTGGACCTATGCCCGCTCACACGCGGCCGCATTGCAGATTCCGGATGAGATGTTCGATCGTGACATCCACATCCATGTGCCCGCGGGCGCCATCCCCAAGGACGGCCCCTCGGCGGGTGTGACCATGGCCTCGGCGGTCGTCTCGGCGCTGTCCGGCCGGGCGGTGCGCCACGACGTCGCCATGACCGGCGAGATCACTCTGCGCGGCCGGGTGCTTCCCATTGGGGGCGTGAAGGAGAAAGTGTTGGGTGCGGTGCGGGCAGGCATCACCAAAATCATTCTGCCCAAGGAGAACGAGCCCGACTTGGAGGATCTGCCCAAGGAGGTTCTGGACAAGATCGAAGTCTTCGTGGTGCAGGAGCTGGGGGAAGTGCTGGCGCTGACCCTGCGCGGGGCCACCTTCCGGGAAGGCCGCCTGCTGTTCGGCGACGAGAAGAACCCCCGGGATGTGACGCCGTTGTCGGGAGGGTTCCGGCACTAATTCCTACTTCTCGCTCTTGTCCTTTTGCAGTGCCCGGACCGCCGCGTGGGTCAGCTCCCCCGCGGCGGTTCCGTCTGTAGGGAAGCAGGACCAGCCGACGCTCACGTGCAGGGGAATGATGATGCCCTCCTGGGTGGAGGCGGACTGCTCGCCCAGCACTCGCCGCAGCTTGGCCGCCAGCACGGCGGCGCCACCCGCAGTCACTCCCGGCAGCACCATGGCGAACTCCTCGCCGCCGTACCGACCGATCACGTCGCTCGCACGCACGTTGGCGCGGAACACGTTGGCGACGTGAAGCAGCACCTGGTCCCCCACCTGGCTGCCGAAACGCTCGTTCACCTCATGGAAGCGATCCAGATCGAAAACTACGAAGGTCAGCGCACCGCCGTGCCGCCGAACGTGGTCGGCAGCGTAGTCCAGCTCGGCCAGCAGGGTCACCTGGTTGAGCAGGCCGGTGAGGTGGTCGCGATGGAGGGTCTCCCGCAAGCGTCGGCTCCGCTCGGCTCGGACGACGACCGTCTCGACAAGCAGCGCCGGAGAGACCGGGAAGGGCAGGAAGTCGTCCCCGCCGGCTCTGAGCGCGGCGATCTGGTCGTCGATGGTTCCGGGCCCGAGGAACAGGATCGGGAGAAAGCGGAGCCGGGGATCCCGCCGAAGAAGGCGAGCT carries:
- a CDS encoding serine/threonine-protein kinase, translating into MTDPADKPLAARLGEALGDAYTIEGEIGRGGMGVVYRARDERLQRRVAIKVLPPELAFQKDIRERFTREAQTAAKLSHPHIVPIHTVGEGQGLVYFVMGYVDGESVAGRIRRRGKLPVDEARRIMSETADALSAAHALSIIHRDIKPDNILLEGSRGRVMVTDFGIAKALSSSSGATLTGAGVAIGTPAFMSPEQAAGEREIDGRSDVYSLGVVSYQMLTGELPFTAPTVAGILMKQITEPAPDLRTRRPEVPEDLALAVSRCLEKDPENRWPSADALRRSLESRIVSGYRPTGTTFKGQRAPAPASPRPLAGGRTGAGVGPGRRDLGARPGLGPRPSPGARGDALRRRDPRDRNDKDLVPDTGEPRIVQKARGQFASWAAVSLGCLGINIATGISDPWFLFPMF
- the lon gene encoding endopeptidase La, with the protein product MAERLTLPVLPLREVVLFPGVTAPIGAGRPATLRAIEAALATPERLVFAVSQRQNVESVNPDVLYTIGTIAKIGQLQRGLSGMQLLLHGEHRGIAIHYTEKEGYLQAVVREAEEMLPLNAEDAAFVALHREARTRAAELGQKSGLPDEVVQQVLAGVNEPGRFADLVAGYIDITPAQRQLLLETLSVEERLRRVLVHVQRQIGVLDAQEDIKSQVQEELGERQREMFLREQLKTIQRELGEGDERDDLQELREKLEALDLPAEARKEEDRELNRLTRIGRESMESQVIRTFLENIVELPWNVRSKEHLSLPEAQKILDEDHYALGDVKDRVLEFLAVRQLRMQQDAAEKAAEAEEKAGRKADEVAQGESTDTPQATATVPPPNTAVKGNDDDRARGPILLFVGPPGVGKTSVAKSIARAMGRKYVRISLGGARDEADIRGHRRTYVGAMPGRIIHGMKQAGTKNPVFLLDEVDKLGVSFQGDPASALLEVLDPAQNDTFVDHYLGVPFDLSEVLFIATANFIQNIPSPLLDRMEVVDFAGYTEREKREIARKYLIPRQFTENGVSPDQLTITDEALSEVITSYTRESGVRQLEREIGRLARKVARKIAAHEAEQVTIDREMVDDLLGRPKVHPEKMAREDEAGVATGMYYTPTGGDIMFVEASTMRGKGELVLTGQLGDVMKESARAAWTYARSHAAALQIPDEMFDRDIHIHVPAGAIPKDGPSAGVTMASAVVSALSGRAVRHDVAMTGEITLRGRVLPIGGVKEKVLGAVRAGITKIILPKENEPDLEDLPKEVLDKIEVFVVQELGEVLALTLRGATFREGRLLFGDEKNPRDVTPLSGGFRH